Genomic DNA from Actinomycetota bacterium:
TCGGCCTGGGCGGTGCGGCGGGCCTCGGCCAGGGCCGGGGAGCGGCGGAGCAGGTCCAGGGCGCCGCCGACGGCGCCGTTGTCGTGGTCGCCGTCGAGCACCGCGGCCAGCTTGGACCGCGGGTCGGCGCGCAGCAGCAGCGCGCAGCGCTGCTCCCCAGTGGCCGGTCCAGGCCCTGGAACATCGCCTACACCTGCTCGGCCGAGGCGACCCCTCTGAGGTGGCCGCGGCGGCGGCGTTGCCCAGGAACCGGCCTGGTGACTCACCGCGGCCGAAGAAGTACTCCTCGCGGTTGCGGGCGATCTGGTCCAGCCAGTAGCTCTCCTGGCCCGCCGCTTGCTCTGGTGGACGCTCCTATGTTGGGTCAAAGCGTGGGTTGGCCTCCAAGAGTCGGTAGAGCTGGCGGGCAACGTAGCGGACCAGACAGCGTCGGATTTCCCGGTTGGTCTTACCCTGGGCGCGGCGCCGTTGGGCGTAGGCACGGGTGGCTGGGTCATAGCGCAGCCTGGTCAGGACGACCAGGTGCAGGGCCTGGTTGAGCTGACGGTCCCCAGAGCGATTCAGCCGCACGCGCACCGTCTGGCCGCTAGAGGCAGGGATGGGCGCGGCCCCACCGAGCATGGCGAAGGCGGCATCGGTGCGGCAGCGGCCGGGGTGGGACCAGGCGCTCAGGACAATGGCGGCCACGATCGGGCCCACGCCAGTCCGGCTGAGCAGGTCGGGTCGCCAGGCCCGGACCAGGTAGTGATGGCCCGGGTGTGCTCGGCGATCTCGGCGTTCAGGAGCTGGATGCGGCGGGCCAGAGCGCGCAGGCTGACCGCAGTGGCGGCAGTCTCGACATCCCAGGTGGTCTGCTGACGGAGCCGCCCACAGGTGGCGACCAGGCGAGGCGAGGTCAGGCCACGCAGCCGCCCACGGAGGCTGTCGGGGGCGGCGACAACGAGGGCGTGGAGCTGGCGTTGGGCGTCGGTGGCAGCCTGGACCGCCGAGCGGCGGGCGGCCAGCCGCACCGACAACGCCGCGCGATGACCGGCCGCTCTGGGCTGAGCGAGCTGGTCACGACCCAAGGCTTCGCGGGCCGCCCTGGCCGCGTCCAGCAGGTCGGACTTGGCGCCGTGGCGGCGGGCGGCCCGCTTGGGCCGGTCCAGCTCCACCACCCGCTCGGCCTGGCCATCGAGGAAGCGGGTCAGGCCCGCGCCGTAGCCGCCGGTGCCTTCGACCGCCCAGACCCGCTGGCCAGGCTGGCGGGCCGCCACCTGGAGCAGCTGCTGGTCGCCGGCTGGAGTGGCCGGCACGGTCACCTGGGTGACGACCGCGCCAGTCGTGGCGGCCACGACCGCGGCGGTGTGGGTGTGCTTGTGGGTGTCTGCCTCGATGACGAGCTCGACGAGGTCTGCCAGCATAACCATGGGTTGACTCCTTGCCCGGACGTCGACGTGGACGGGATTGGTCCGGACCGGACGCAGGGCAGGACGGTGATGGGACACGCCCGACTGGCATCGGGTGGTCAAGCTCCTGATCAGGCCAGCAGCGCCGGTTCCGGGCCGCTCCTGGCAGCAGTGGGCGGACAAGTCCGGCGC
This window encodes:
- a CDS encoding IS110 family transposase; this encodes MGPIVAAIVLSAWSHPGRCRTDAAFAMLGGAAPIPASSGQTVRVRLNRSGDRQLNQALHLVVLTRLRYDPATRAYAQRRRAQGKTNREIRRCLVRYVARQLYRLLEANPRFDPT
- a CDS encoding transposase, which encodes MVMLADLVELVIEADTHKHTHTAAVVAATTGAVVTQVTVPATPAGDQQLLQVAARQPGQRVWAVEGTGGYGAGLTRFLDGQAERVVELDRPKRAARRHGAKSDLLDAARAAREALGRDQLAQPRAAGHRAALSVRLAARRSAVQAATDAQRQLHALVVAAPDSLRGRLRGLTSPRLVATCGRLRQQTTWDVETAATAVSLRALARRIQLLNAEIAEHTRAITTWSGPGDPTCSAGLAWARSWPPLS